From a region of the Euwallacea similis isolate ESF13 chromosome 19, ESF131.1, whole genome shotgun sequence genome:
- the MFS17 gene encoding putative inorganic phosphate cotransporter: MEERVYNSDLSYSKEAKKCLLHRIFGQVPARLVLYLLSWSGFLVSFMMRNDINLAIVAMVAEPQHDTNSSAEYCFVVESNNATVITDYGGTLDWSSSVQSYVLASFYWAYIVSQLVGGLATQKLGTKKVFGYAQLVTAMASLSIPAAAETHYGLVIALRFIQGFASGLTWPAMYALVGHWIPVPERSRFMSSFQGFSIGIGITYPLCGFLIASKGWQSVFYTTGSIGVAWCIIWYLLAFDSPETHPRISLREQKYIRENTVNTYEKTRQQQVPWKAILTSKPAWSIGLTTFGRIWVHYTFIISGPLYMKRILGFSIEKNGLLNGAPFICSYVASVFFCYIADKILTGNYMSLTNLRKLMTALSQVVPGLLVPLVSYLGCDIEWVLVVWFTAVTLITASYAGAMANIVDIAPNFAGPVLAFAQTIHMTASFLSPQANFHMLENKVHLMSAWRTVFYVCCSVGCVTYISYQMWGTGDIQPWNYPPGEGDSKEVEELVTTPDSENGVPNGKGVVLVSKGVNGNSTVYFPVNREDNNTA, translated from the exons ATGGAGGAGCGCGTTTACAATAGTGACCTGTCCTATTCCAAAGAAGCGAAGAAGTGCCTGTTGCATAGAATATTTG GTCAAGTTCCAGCTAGACTAGTGTTATACCTACTGTCATGGTCCGGTTTCCTGGTTTCCTTCATGATGAGGAACGACATCAATTTAGCCATAGTGGCTATGGTAGCTGAGCCTCAACACGATACTAATTCTTCTGCCGAATATTGTTTTGTTGTCGAGAGTAACAACGCAACAGTTATTACA GACTATGGCGGAACCTTAGACTGGTCAAGCTCAGTTCAGTCCTACGTCCTAGCTTCGTTTTACTGGGCTTACATAGTATCTCAGCTAGTGGGCGGATTAGCCACCCAAAAATTAGGGACCAAAAAGGTGTTCGGCTATGCCCAGCTGGTTACTGCCATGGCCAGTCTGTCCATTCCTGCTGCTGCCGAGACTCACTACGGCTTGGTCATTGCTTTACGCTTTATACAGGGATTTGCTTCG GGTCTGACATGGCCTGCCATGTACGCGCTTGTGGGGCACTGGATCCCCGTTCCAGAACGTAGCCGGTTTATGTCGAGTTTTCAAG GTTTCAGCATTGGCATCGGTATCACTTACCCATTATGCGGGTTTTTAATCGCCAGCAAGGGCTGGCAATCGGTGTTTTACACCACAGGGTCCATTGGGGTGGCTTGGTGCATCATATGGTACTTATTGGCTTTCGATAGCCCAGAAACTCATCCTCGTATCAGTTTGAGGGAACAAAAGTATATTAGAGAGAATACTGTTAATACTTACGAAAAAACCAG ACAGCAGCAGGTTCCCTGGAAGGCGATTCTGACATCGAAACCTGCCTGGTCCATCGGTCTTACTACTTTCGGTAGGATTTGGGTACATTATACATTCATCATTTCAGGGCCTCTTTACATGAAGAGAATATTGGGTTTTAGCATAGAAAAG AACGGCTTATTAAATGGAGCTCCCTTTATCTGCAGCTATGTAGCTTCAGTCTTTTTCTGTTACATTGCGGACAAGATACTTACAGGGAACTATATGTCACTGACGAATCTCAGGAAATTAATGACGGCTCTTT cTCAGGTAGTACCAGGACTTCTAGTGCCTCTGGTCAGTTACTTAGGCTGTGACATTGAATGGGTGTTGGTCGTTTGGTTTACTGCCGTTACGTTGATTACTGCTTCTTACGCAG GTGCAATGGCAAACATAGTAGATATTGCTCCGAACTTCGCCGGACCGGTATTAGCTTTTGCTCAAACCATACACATGACAGCCAGTTTCCTCAGCCCTCAGGCCAATTTTCACATGCTAGAGAACAAAGTTCATTTAATGTCTGCCTGGCGCACCGTGTTTTACGTTTGTTGTTCAGTTGGATGCGTTACTTACATCTCGTATCAAATGTGGGGAACTGGAGAT ATACAGCCCTGGAATTATCCTCCTGGCGAGGGTGATAGCAAGGAAGTTGAGGAATTGGTAACAACACCCGATAGTGAAAATGGAGTGCCAAATGGTAAAGGTGTAGTTCTAGTATCCAAAGGTGTTAATGGGAATTCGACAGTTTACTTTCCCGTAAATAGGGAAGACAATAATACCGCTTAA